A single genomic interval of Peromyscus leucopus breed LL Stock chromosome 7, UCI_PerLeu_2.1, whole genome shotgun sequence harbors:
- the Ywhah gene encoding 14-3-3 protein eta translates to MASAMKAVTELNEPLSNEDRNLLSVAYKNVVGARRSSWRVISSIEQKTMADGNEKKLEKVKAYREKIEKELETVCNDVLALLDKFLIKNCNDFQYESKVFYLKMKGDYYRYLAEVASGEKKNSVVEASEAAYKEAFEISKEHMQPTHPIRLGLALNFSVFYYEIQNAPEQACLLAKQAFDDAIAELDTLNEDSYKDSTLIMQLLRDNLTLWTSDQQDEEAGEGN, encoded by the coding sequence GTGACAGAGCTGAATGAACCTCTATCTAATGAAGATCGAAATCTTCTCTCTGTGGCCTACAAGAATGTAGTTGGTGCCAGGCGATCTTCTTGGAGGGTCATTAGTAGCATTGAGCAAAAAACCATGGCAGATGGAAAtgaaaagaagttggagaaagttAAAGCTTACCGGGAGAAGATTgagaaggagctggagacagTTTGCAATGATGTCTTGGCTCTGCTTGACAAGTTCCTCATCAAGAACTGCAATGATTTCCAGTATGAGAGCAAGGTGTTCTACCTGAAAATGAAGGGCGATTACTACCGCTACTTGGCAGAGGTGGCTTCTGGGGAGAAGAAAAACAGTGTGGTTGAAGCTTCTGAGGCCGCATACAAGGAAGCCTTCGAAATCAGCAAAGAGCACATGCAGCCAACACACCCCATCCGGCTTGGCCTGGCCCTCAATTTTTCTGTGTTCTACTATGAGATCCAGAATGCACCAGAGCAGGCCTGCCTCTTAGCCAAACAAGCCTTCGATGATGCCATTGCTGAGCTGGACACATTAAATGAGGATTCCTATAAGGACTCCACTCTCATCATGCAGTTGCTGCGAGACAACCTCACCCTCTGGACGAGCGACCAGCAGGATGAAGAAGCAGGAGAAGGCAACTGA